The DNA segment TTCTGGAATGCGCCACCCTAACCGATCTATGCCGTTTCATATCCAGCCGACCGCTCCATCGGAGCATCTCACTTCCCGAATTTCCATCAATTTCATCCCTCAACCACACCGCTAGAGAAATCGAAGATGTTCGGAGTCGTCTTTCCCAATCGAAGCTTTCCGATGGACATTTCAGCCTTCTCTCAAATCGACACTTTCCATTGGGTTCTTGACATGAACACATTTGTCGGTATGTTCTCTAACGTATTGTGTTCCATTTCTGTTCTCTTAGATTGCTCTGTTTCGATTTTCATTTCGAAATCATGATCCGAATCCATAATCATCTTATTAGGTGAAGCCTATGATCAGATTCGTGAAATGTGCATATTCTTGTTGAATAATTTCACTCTTCCACCCGATAAAGCCCTAGCTGTGTATATTCAGTCCCCTGGATCTCAGTTTCTCTTCTGCGGTGCCGTAACCCTAGCCAGGCCCTCGGCGGTGCTATCTCTTCCATGGCCGGAGCCTGGTGGTCAGATGCAACTCATAGCGGCCGATTCGGCTCCTATCTCGGCTAAAATTGGAGTCTCCGTCGAGGATTTGGCTTCCCTGCAATCGCTTGATGTCACAGCCGGAAAAAGAATCGAGCGTCTAGCCCTAAAAGTTGGTGAGAATCTGTTCAATTTCATGCAATCTTTCTGCGGTGTTGATGGTTCGAAGTTGGTTGTGCCAATGGATATCTTGGACAGATGGTTCAAGAAGTTTCAGGAGAAAGCTAAGCGCGATCCTGAGTACTTGAAAGGCTTCGTGTTGTAAGGCTCCATTTAATCCCCgaatttttgtttgtgggGATGATGAGTTTTAGAAGGTTGTAATGTATGTATGTTCATTAAATTCTGTGCTTGTTATGGATGGAAAAGCTTGAATGTTGCTTCTAATCTATGAATCACTGTTCTTCTGATGGTGCATCTTAAATTGACATGAACGAAAATGGGGGTCAAGCAGTTTGAAACTTGTTCACTGTAATTCATTATAGGTttaaatttgtggggttttcAGCATTTGCCTCCATGATCGCTTGGTCGAGCTCCTGCCTCTCACC comes from the Cucurbita pepo subsp. pepo cultivar mu-cu-16 unplaced genomic scaffold, ASM280686v2 Cp4.1_scaffold001849, whole genome shotgun sequence genome and includes:
- the LOC111786516 gene encoding protein OPI10 homolog: MFGVVFPNRSFPMDISAFSQIDTFHWVLDMNTFVGEAYDQIREMCIFLLNNFTLPPDKALAVYIQSPGSQFLFCGAVTLARPSAVLSLPWPEPGGQMQLIAADSAPISAKIGVSVEDLASLQSLDVTAGKRIERLALKVGENLFNFMQSFCGVDGSKLVVPMDILDRWFKKFQEKAKRDPEYLKGFVL